One window of the Candidatus Chryseobacterium colombiense genome contains the following:
- a CDS encoding alpha/beta hydrolase → MLNFERKGNGKETLVLLHGFMENISIWHEMESHLSEYFSLLKIDLPGHGQSEMVAEVQTMEIMAEEVKKVLDKLDLTKVHLLGHSMGGYTSLAFAEKYPEFLISLTLFFSTYFPDDAEKKEQRIKSYRIIKDAFPHYARAGVPNLFNPNERDILEGKIETALEIALSTNNLGALASVKGMVERTDKKHVLESLDAKILVIAGKHDNAVKTEIMIKNLPDRTNIKSYVLDCGHNGHWEKPSICAEIINTELLHHLPKHLIL, encoded by the coding sequence ATGCTCAACTTTGAAAGAAAAGGAAACGGAAAAGAGACTCTAGTCCTGCTCCATGGATTCATGGAAAACATTTCAATATGGCACGAAATGGAATCTCATCTTTCTGAATATTTTTCATTATTAAAAATAGATCTTCCGGGACACGGCCAATCAGAAATGGTAGCGGAAGTTCAAACCATGGAAATCATGGCTGAAGAAGTCAAAAAAGTACTGGACAAGCTTGATTTAACTAAAGTCCATTTATTAGGTCATTCAATGGGAGGCTATACTTCTTTGGCCTTTGCCGAAAAATACCCTGAATTCCTTATAAGCTTAACTTTATTTTTTTCTACCTATTTTCCGGATGATGCAGAAAAAAAAGAACAACGTATAAAAAGCTACAGAATTATCAAAGATGCTTTTCCACACTATGCCAGAGCCGGCGTACCCAACCTTTTCAACCCCAACGAAAGAGATATCCTGGAAGGAAAAATAGAGACTGCTTTAGAAATCGCTCTTTCCACGAATAATCTCGGAGCTTTAGCTTCGGTAAAAGGAATGGTAGAAAGAACTGACAAAAAACACGTTTTGGAAAGCCTGGATGCAAAAATACTAGTGATAGCGGGAAAACACGACAATGCCGTAAAAACAGAAATCATGATTAAAAATCTTCCTGACAGAACGAATATAAAATCCTATGTTCTCGATTGCGGACACAACGGACACTGGGAAAAACCAAGTATTTGTGCTGAAATCATTAATACCGAACTTCTTCATCATCTTCCAAAACATTTGATCCTTTAA